The genome window CACATCATCAAAAAGCAGGCTTCTTGCCCCAAGTATGTGTCCGCTATCATACAGTGCAAAATTATCGAGATATTCAACATGGTTTGTTAATTCTCTGCCTCTAATGTTGGCTATTTCCTTAGTCTCCTTTGTTGCCAAGATTATGCCATTTTTTCCATTAGGCAGATGATCTGAATGTGCATGTGATACAAAATTTATGTTATTTTCTACAGAATATTTTGGATCCAAGTTTACGATCATCTTGCTATTACGACAGGCGATTCCATTTTTCGTCATCAAAACCTTGTACAAGACAAGATTGCGCCAATCCTATCTGATTTAAATTTCAGTATTGATCCGATGTTGACAAAACAAATAACAAAAACTGCACAAAAAAAGAAAAACGAGATAGGGAGTGTCCAGTCCTTAACTAGGATTCGAAATGACACCTTTGTGTCAAGACGCAAGAGAATTACGAGCGATACTCGCAACTAGTTAAGAGATTTTTGGACACATCGTTCTCTTACCTTTTTCGAATTGTATTCTATACACGATTATCATATTTAATGACGATCACAGAAATAATAAAAATTTGTTTAATATAATTGCAGATATCAAATAAAACAAAAGAATTATTTGTATTTTTTGTTAAATTGCATACAAATATTCAGTCAATTTCTGTATAAAATGCAAAATCAAATGCTTTAGGCATCTACAAATACCGATCTGCAGAAAAACTCTTGCCTCTTTCCTCACATATTTCCAGTTTTGGCAGAGCAGTCTTTTATATGAAATAGACGAGTAGTAGATCAAAAATGGCTCAAATTGAATCAGAAAAACTCACAGAACTACGGGATCCATTATTCGTGATAAGTACGTCATTAAAAATAATAAAACATCAATCTGCAGATGAAAAGCTGAATCCCGAAATCAAAAGAATAGAGACAGCATTAAACAAGATTGAAAGAATAATGCAATAACTAGAGTTTTGCCAATAGTTCTGAAATCTTGTTAATATCGTATGGTTTTATGAAGACCTCCGTAGGCTTTAAAATATTGAGCTTATTCGCAGTATCTCTACGCAGATCAGCAGTTACAACGACAACCTTAGCGGCAGGGTTTATTTTCTAATGTGTTCTAGCGCATAAAACCCATCATAATCAGGCATCATCAGATCCAAAAATACCACATTGGGATTATGTTTTCGGTATAGTTCCACCGCCTCTTTCCCATTATATCCTCTTCCTAAAACTTTGACATTCACAATCTCCAAGTAGTCACAAAAAACATCCACGGTGTCAATATCATCATCTATTACTATGGCAGTTATCATTTCAAAGGAATGTTGCGGGTATGTTGAGGGCATAGAATGGCCTCGGTAGCACAGTTGCAGCGAGGATGGTTTGTTGCCCATGTTTTATCAAGTTATTATCATCGGTTTTCAACATCGGACATGCCGTATTCCCAATTTGATTAAAAGCATCATTCTTGTCTTGATTTTTATGCATTTGGCAGGCAGACAAAACATCACATTTTTTTGACGCCATTTTTGCAACATGAACAATTTCCAGGCGTGAATTAGGCCAGTTATTTAATAGAAATTCCTCATTACTAGTTATAATGTGAAAGCTCATTACCACTTTTGGAAATATCAAAATTGTATTAAACTGTTGTGCCCAGTATTGGAAATAATAATATATTATAATAGAGCCACATAGGCGTGGCAGGTCTTGACAGACTGTTATCAAAACACCTAGATCACATCATTCAAGAAAACCTAGGCGATAAAATAATACAGAAAGTTGAAAACAGACTGGTTGAAAAATATGGCATAACATTAACTGAATCAATAGAGCAATTTCAAAAATTGGATTCCGTCCTGAGGGAATTTTTCGGCGCAGGGGCAGATGGGCTCGAAAAAAGGTTTCTTGAAAGCATTTGCAACATTAAAACCACACGTAACGACAGTTGGGTTTCAATTAACAATTCAATATTAACTAAAATCATTTTAGAAGCATTTGGAGACATATGCAAGAAAAGAATCCTAGACATCCTAAGCAGTGATGTGTTAATCATATCTCAAATAATCGAAAAATGTGACATTGCGCAAACTTCTGGATACAGAAAGATAAACTCGCTAATAGACGACGGATTGCTTGTTCCGTCTGGGTATGTTTCTACGAGTGATGGCAAAAAAGTCACAAAATACAGATCGGTTTTCGATAATGTCAAAATCGAAATTGTGCGAAACGACGTCAAGGTAGCAATCAGATTAGCAAAAGAAGAGTTTGCTGCAAGTTCGGTATTAACGGTGTGCACACAGGCATAAGTTTAGCAGAGTTTGCGTTTGGCCGGTTGAAAGTCAGAGCACATCTAGTTTTCAAAAAATAGGATTATGACGGAAAAAGTACGAGCCACAAATAGAATCAAAACAGGCACCGCCATGCAAATAGAAATTGAAAATATTACAAATTAATTGTGTTTTTGTGATGTACGTATAAGATCAAATATTTCCAATCAAGGAGGAAATGGAAAGATTAGTTTTGGGCGCACACAGTCAAGATTGAACTGGTCTCAAAGTCAGCTTTTGGAAGATAGAGTGAGACATTTATTTTGTTTTTCACAATCTCGATGTTTATGTTGTTAAAGATGGATCTGTATTTTGTGACTTTTTTGCCATCACTCGTAGAAACATACCCAGACGGAACAAGCAATCCGTCGTCTATTAGCGAGTTTATCTTTCTGTATCCAGAAGTTTGCGCAATGTCACATTTTTCGATTATCTCTGAGATTATCATAGATTCCCCGTTTATGACACCCAGAATCTTCTTTTTGTCATCATCACCAAAGGACTCTAGTATTATTTTGGTCAATGATGAATTTTCAATGTAAACGTGTTTTTCTCCTCCCACTAATTTGATTTCACATACGTTTCTGAGGAACTTGTTTTCCAAGCCATCTGCACTTGATCCGAAAAATTCCCTCAGGACGGAATCCAATTTTTGAAATTGCTCTATTGATTCAGTTAATGTTATGCCATATTTTTCAACCAGTCTGTTTTCAATTTTCTGGACGGTTCTGGAACCAAGATTTTCTCTAATTACAGTATCTAATGATTTTGACAGTAGTCTGTCTATGCCTACCATGACTACATAACACCTTTATGGTATATTACTATTTCCAAAAAAACTACGCAGGGGCTTAACGTAGCCGCGATATTTCCAAACTTGGCAATAGGCACACATATGAGCCTAGGTTGACTGAACAAAACACAACTGGTAAGGCAAATCGCGGACTTTTCATGCGATAGTTTTTGGATTTAGGCAGCTAACTTGTACCTAAGACGGTACAGTCCCACAGTCACAATACCAAGGGATGAAACAGTGAATATATCGACAGATTCCAACAGATAGATTGCAGAATATACAACCCCAAAAACAGTAGCTGATGAAAAAATCAGAATGGTTCTAACAGCGCCTATCAGTCTAACGGCCATTACAAAAAACAGAACACTGCCGCCGATTCCAGCAATACCAACAAAAGAAAGTATTGGAAGAGCAGACAGGTCAATTGACAAAGGAGTCTGGAAAATTAGCATCATCGCAAAGCAAAAAAGAGCACCTGACAAAGACATGATTTGTACGACACGGGTAGTTTTCACATTACCTGCATGTTTTGCAATAAAAGTGCACAGGCAATATATGAATCCAGAAATTACAATCATGATATCACCGAAAACAAATTCTGAAAATGCAAACCTGTGTTCGTATATGTCTGAGCCAATTGGAAGAACAATAGCACCCGCAGCTATGAGCGCAAATGGCAAAATCTCTTTTTTTGCAAGGTATTCTTTGAAGAGAATCATTCCTATTAGCACTGTAAAAACTATCTCGCTGTTAGATAGGATCGAGGCGTTTGTCGCACTTGTTTCTTTTAGTCCAAAAGAGAAAGCAAGAGTCGAACAGGCAGATGCCACACCATAGATTACGAGAACAGCATAAGATGATTTTTTAATTGGTGCCACCGATTTTTGCAATTTTGTAATAGGGGTAAAAAACAGGCCAGTTGCCAAGTACATGATGAAGACAACCATGAGCGGCTCAATTGGTGCAATCCCGTTAACGTTTGGATCAACTATTGGTTTTGATACAACATCAGGCAGAGAGGACAAGGCAGCAGAGAGAATGGCAACGACAAATCCAATAGCGGTAGAGGTTTTGATGGTAAGTAGTCTAGAAAAGACAGAACGAGTCTTTGTGAATTGTAACGGAGAGATCAGATTAATTCACCATTTCCACAATTGGAAACAGATGTTCAAAGATTTAAGATGATCATTTTATAATAACATAATACCGCCCAGAACCGCATATGTAGATGCATTATCATCATAAAACAGCCACTCAAGACGTCAAGCTCACATTATTAAACAGATTTGGCCTAAACACAGTTATGAGTTCGGAGTCAAATGCAAGCCCAAGACTTGGGGGGAAAATCGACTACAAAATATTGGCAGTAATCTTGTGCCTAACTTTAGCATATCATGTTGTAAACAATGCAATTAAGGACATAACGGAAGAATTCAACGCCATCGACATAGCAGAGTTATCTCTACAGGTGGTGGTCATGATATCTGCTTTTATTATTTCAAAACTATATTGGCCTGGCAAAATCTTTGGAAGGGCATATTTTGCATTAGGAGTAGCATTTGCGATGTGGTTTACCGCAGAAGTCCTGTGGCAAATTTTTGAAAATATTTTATTTATAGAACCGTATCCGTCTGTTGCAGATATTTTCTATTTTGCATTTTACCCGTTTGCAATATACCACATGATAACAAACATCAGGGGTTTGAAGTCAAGATAACCAAAAAAACAAAAGTATGGATGATTGCGATCCCAGTCATCATTGTCAGTGCGTATTCGTATTTGGCAATCTCATCTGAGGGAACTAATTTTCATTATTACTATAGCCTGATCTTCGTCTCAATAGCTTCCACATCAATTTCATTTGCAATTTTGGGCGCCCAGTCATTTAGGCACAGTGCATTGGCAGTAGTTTGGTCACTTCTCGCAGTAGGATTATTTTTCCACACGTTCGCAGACATCTGGTATTATTATCTTGAAATATTTGGTCAGTACACGGATACACATATTGTAAATGCCCTCTGGCAGGCAGGATGGATGGTCATCGTTTACTCATTATACAGGCATCAAAAAGTCTTGTGAGGGGCGTTTGTAACTTTTATCAGGTTGGAATACGAGGTCAAGTCAACCAAATTTACATAATTTTCAAAGTGACGAGATTCCGGCAGTTCTGGCACAAAGATTTCATCCCTAGTATGTAGAGAGTCAGTCAAAACGCGGCCAGTCTCATCCAAAATACTTCGTAGTTTTTTGTCAAGTGAAAATATTTTTTGATGAGTAATTCCATCGTAAAAATTCAACTCGCCACATCCGTTTGCTGCAAGTCTCTGGTCTATCTCATTAGGTCTTAGTTTAGAGGGGTCAGATACGTTTGACGCAGTTACAAATGCCCAGTCTTGACCAAAAAGCGGAGCATATGCAACATATGGGGTTACAAAGGCAAAGACATCTTGTAATGTTTTTACCACAGACGCAAATCTTGCAGAGTGTCTAAAGTCTGCAGAGTTTGCAGCGGTAGCAAATATCCCATCAGGTTTTAATTTCTGACTTACTATTTCAAAAAATTCTTTCCTATACAAAGGTGCAGCAATATCTTCATGGTGAGGCATGGTCGTATCTAAAAATACACAATCATAACGTGAATCGGTTTTTGAAAGAAATTGCCTCGCGTCTTCATGATACAAGTTTGTACGCGAATCTGAAAAGGATTCGGCTGCATAATTGTAGAATTTTTTACAAGTGTCTACGACTTCCTTGTCTATATCCACAATGTCTACTTTTTCAACAGTATTATGACGCAGAACCTCGCGTAATGTCAAGCCGGTACCGCCGCCACCAATAAAGACCGTTTTTGGTTTTGAGTGCGATACCATTGAGGGGTGAACTAGGCATTCGTTGAAAACATGTTCGTCTATCTCCGAAGACTGCGGATCACCATCTAAAAACAAGACATTGCCAAAATCTCTAGTTTTAACAATTTCCAGCAATTGATACTTCGTCTTTTTTGAAAAAATGAACTCGTCTATTTTGTGAAAAATCTTTTCACCATCCCCAACATCTACATATTTCCACATTTGAAAATGAGTGTATATTCATAATTATTAAAGTTCTCCATATTGCCTTAAATTGTTAATTTTATCTGAAAAAACCCCATTTTGAGGCGATTTTCAATATTTTTTATCTTTAATGACTAACATTTGTGTAAAAAAATGGCCAAACGTAACGGCTTACGGGTAACGGCATACTACTAGGCGAAAAGAGCAACTACCTATATTGAGCACTATCTTGTTTTGATCTTTGAAATAATTTCATATGCCCAAGTACGCCAAACGTAAGAAGAACATAGTTCCAGTAAAACATTATTTCCATCGGGTTTCCAGTGTAGTACGAGTCTTCGTTTTGGGCAAACAAAAAAGCAGTGTCCGCTACAAAAACTGAAATTGTGCCCAAGCATATGAGAGTCCACGTAAAATTCACTTGGCCTTTGAAAAACAATGCAACGCCAAGCAATGCAGGGATTAGTATCAACGCATCAAAAATTGGATAAATTACAGACAGCATGTGTTGCAGTAGATCAGAGCTTTTGCTTGGTTCGATGGCAAGATACACACTTGGAATGAGAACGCCCATTGTAAGGGAGGATGCAGCAATAAACATTTTTTTTGTAATTGCCAATCGCATAGGTTGCAAATATGCAATGAAAAACATTAGTAAAAAGGGATATCCTACAAGATAGAATATGTCAGCAGATGATGGAAACGGATCGATTCTAAGATACAGCTCTTGAACAATCCACAGCATCTCTGCAATGAACCACGATATCGCATAACCCCCAAATGAAATCCAGGCAAGTCCAATGTTCCCAGATGTGCCGAACCTAGATATCATTAGCACGGACACAATCAAAAATGCTCCAGCCACTGGGATGTACATCATATTACCTACAAATATCGCAGCATCGATGCCAACAAAATTAGAAATTAGGTTTATTGATGCGCAGACAACTAGTGCTAAGATAAGGTATTTTTTTGTAGTGACAACATCAAGACCAGTTTGCATTTTTTTATTCTAAAACGGAAATGAATCGACGGATTGATTCATGTTGAGAGAATTCCTCTAGGCTGTTTTTTATAGAAACGATTATCGCAATGTGGGCATTACCATACAAATCAGACAGGATTCTTTTTAGATATTCGGGATGTTCGTAGCAGTCAGGAATATAGCAGTTATAGTCGTCCTTGAGCGTCTTTGCAACCTTTTCAAATACTGGCTCTCCCATGTTAATGAGGGCTTTTTCGATTGCAAAGGCAACTAGTGCCTTCTTAATTTGAGCATCAATCGGATCCATGCGTGCCACCCACCTTAATGCACACAAGATTGTTTTATTCGTTCTGACATCATGGAAATAAGCATTAGACTATGCGCATACTGTTTGTAGAAAACAGACTAATCCAAATATCATATGAATATCATACGTATTATGTACATGTACGCTAACGTAAGGTCAAGGATTGTAAGATGAGTGCGCCGAGGGAGGACGCAGCTAGGATGCTAAAGAATGCGCAGGAGGACGCAGCTAGGATGCTAAAGAATGCGCAGGAGGACGCAGCTAGGATGCTAAAGAATGCGCAGGAGGACGCAGCTAGGATGCTAAAGAATGCGCAGGAGGACGCAGCTAGGATGCTAAAGAATGCGCAGGAGGACGCAGCTAGGATGCTAAAGAATGCGCAGGAGGACGCAGCTAGGATGCTAAAGAATGCGCAGGAGGACGCAGCTAGGATGCTAAAGAATGCGCAGGAGGACGAGTTTAGGAACTTGTCTAAAACAGGAAAGACGGCATCGAATGACGGCGAACCAGCGATACGCAGAAACAAATTGTATGCAATTGGCGAATTATCATCAAGACTAACACATGATTTGCAAAATCCCTTAGCTGTAATAAAAAATACTTTGGAAATTCTAAGACTAAGAGATCCCAAACCAGATGAAAAAACAAAAGAAAGCTATGATCGAATAGAAAGAGCAGTAACCAGAATGTCACAGCAGATCAGGGAGGTTCTGGACTTTGTTAGGACCGCGGATTTAATGCGAGAGGATGTTTCAGTGGCCAAATTGCTAAAGACTGTTATCGATGACATAGATGTGCCAAAAGAAATACAAGTGATTTTACCTCCTCAAGATGCCAGAATCTATGTCGATGTCAAGCAAATGCAGACGGTGTTTTCAAATTTGATACTAAATGCAATTCAAGCCATTGAAAATAAGGGAAAAATAATGATCCAAGTTCTTGATTCAGACGAGGATACAATAATTGAGATCATCGATAATGGATGCGGTATAGAAAGTGGGAACCTGGATCATATTTTTGAGCCCCTATTTACTACAAAACAGAAAGGAACTGGGCTCGGACTTGCAAGTTGCAAGGCAATAATAGAAAACCACGGCGGCGAGATAGATTGTTCCAGTATTGTAAATAAAGGAACTGCATTTACCATAAGATTGCCAAAGATATAGACGACATAAAACAATAATATTGTTTGACAGTTGAGAAAATTCAGATTTGCTTAGTTTAGGAATACTCATTTCCGGTCGAGGAAGCAACATGGAATCAATACTCAAGGCAATCAAAAAACAAAAAATCCCAATAAACCCAGCAGTAGTGATATCAAATAATCCAGATGCGGTTGGGCTCAAAATAGCACAAAAGATGGGAGTTAAAACCGAGATCATTGAAAGCAAAGGATTTCCAGGCAGCAGATGGGATTATGATAAAAAAATAATACAAGTTCTTTCAAGACATGGAGTTACGGAAAAAAATGGACTTGTTTGCCTTGCAGGGTTTATGAGAATCATCAGCCCAGAATTCATACGAAAATACAAGAACCGTATGCTCAACATTCATCCTGCA of Candidatus Nitrosotenuis sp. DW1 contains these proteins:
- a CDS encoding ATP-binding protein, with protein sequence MSAPREDAARMLKNAQEDAARMLKNAQEDAARMLKNAQEDAARMLKNAQEDAARMLKNAQEDAARMLKNAQEDAARMLKNAQEDAARMLKNAQEDEFRNLSKTGKTASNDGEPAIRRNKLYAIGELSSRLTHDLQNPLAVIKNTLEILRLRDPKPDEKTKESYDRIERAVTRMSQQIREVLDFVRTADLMREDVSVAKLLKTVIDDIDVPKEIQVILPPQDARIYVDVKQMQTVFSNLILNAIQAIENKGKIMIQVLDSDEDTIIEIIDNGCGIESGNLDHIFEPLFTTKQKGTGLGLASCKAIIENHGGEIDCSSIVNKGTAFTIRLPKI
- a CDS encoding transcriptional regulator, with amino-acid sequence MVGIDRLLSKSLDTVIRENLGSRTVQKIENRLVEKYGITLTESIEQFQKLDSVLREFFGSSADGLENKFLRNVCEIKLVGGEKHVYIENSSLTKIILESFGDDDKKKILGVINGESMIISEIIEKCDIAQTSGYRKINSLIDDGLLVPSGYVSTSDGKKVTKYRSIFNNINIEIVKNKINVSLYLPKADFETSSILTVCAQN
- a CDS encoding fused MFS/spermidine synthase, which gives rise to MWKYVDVGDGEKIFHKIDEFIFSKKTKYQLLEIVKTRDFGNVLFLDGDPQSSEIDEHVFNECLVHPSMVSHSKPKTVFIGGGGTGLTLREVLRHNTVEKVDIVDIDKEVVDTCKKFYNYAAESFSDSRTNLYHEDARQFLSKTDSRYDCVFLDTTMPHHEDIAAPLYRKEFFEIVSQKLKPDGIFATAANSADFRHSARFASVVKTLQDVFAFVTPYVAYAPLFGQDWAFVTASNVSDPSKLRPNEIDQRLAANGCGELNFYDGITHQKIFSLDKKLRSILDETGRVLTDSLHTRDEIFVPELPESRHFENYVNLVDLTSYSNLIKVTNAPHKTF
- a CDS encoding DMT family transporter; this encodes MNLISPLQFTKTRSVFSRLLTIKTSTAIGFVVAILSAALSSLPDVVSKPIVDPNVNGIAPIEPLMVVFIMYLATGLFFTPITKLQKSVAPIKKSSYAVLVIYGVASACSTLAFSFGLKETSATNASILSNSEIVFTVLIGMILFKEYLAKKEILPFALIAAGAIVLPIGSDIYEHRFAFSEFVFGDIMIVISGFIYCLCTFIAKHAGNVKTTRVVQIMSLSGALFCFAMMLIFQTPLSIDLSALPILSFVGIAGIGGSVLFFVMAVRLIGAVRTILIFSSATVFGVVYSAIYLLESVDIFTVSSLGIVTVGLYRLRYKLAA
- a CDS encoding response regulator transcription factor → MPSTYPQHSFEMITAIVIDDDIDTVDVFCDYLEIVNVKVLGRGYNGKEAVELYRKHNPNVVFLDLMMPDYDGFYALEHIRK
- the purN gene encoding phosphoribosylglycinamide formyltransferase, yielding MLSLGILISGRGSNMESILKAIKKQKIPINPAVVISNNPDAVGLKIAQKMGVKTEIIESKGFPGSRWDYDKKIIQVLSRHGVTEKNGLVCLAGFMRIISPEFIRKYKNRMLNIHPAMLPSFPGLHAQRQAVEYGAKYSGCTVHFVDDGVDTGPIILQAVVKVKDDDTEETLSKKILAKEHKIYPQAVKLFAEGKIKISGRKTFIKNQGR
- a CDS encoding transcriptional regulator, which translates into the protein MAGLDRLLSKHLDHIIQENLGDKIIQKVENRLVEKYGITLTESIEQFQKLDSVLREFFGAGADGLEKRFLESICNIKTTRNDSWVSINNSILTKIILEAFGDICKKRILDILSSDVLIISQIIEKCDIAQTSGYRKINSLIDDGLLVPSGYVSTSDGKKVTKYRSVFDNVKIEIVRNDVKVAIRLAKEEFAASSVLTVCTQA